Part of the Pseudomonas oryzicola genome is shown below.
CCCACCGGCACGCCATTGTTCTTGGCCCACTTGATGAAGTCCATCACGATCAGGAAGTAACCGGGGAAACCCATCTGGATGATGATGTCCAGCTCGAACTTCAGGCGGTCCAGATAGACCTGGCGCTTTTCTTCGTAATTGGGCGTGGTCTCTTTCGGCCACAGTACCGCCAGGCGCTCTTCCAGGCCTTCGTGGGAGACGTGGCGCAGGTAGTCATCGATACCCATGCCGTTGGGCGTGGGGAAGTCGGGCAGGAAGTACTTGCCCAGCTGTACCTGGATATTGCAGCGTTTGGCGATCTCGACGGTGTTGGCGATGGCGTCGGGCAGGTCGCTGAACAGCTCGGCCATTTCCTCGGCCGACTTCAGGTACTGCTGGTCGCTGTACATCCTTGGGCGGCGTGGGTCGTCGAGGGTCCAGCCCTCGCCGATGCACACCCGCGTTTCATGGGCGTCGAAGTCGGACTGCTTGATGAAGCGCACGTCGTTGGTTGCCACCAGCGGGGCCCCGAACTTGTCAGCCAGGGCCACAGCGGCATGCACGTATTCTTCGTCGCGAGCGCGGTTGGTGCGCTGCACTTCAACGTAGAAGCGCTCGGGGAACATGCCCATCCAGTCCTGCAGCAGAGCCTCGGCCTCCTCGTCCCTGCCAGCCAGCAGGGCCATGCCGATATCGCCTTCCTTGCCTGCGGACAAAGCGATCAGGCCCTCGCTGGCCGGGGCGATCCAGTCACGCTGGAGGACTACCAGGCCATTGCGCTGGCCGTCGGTCCAGCCGCGCGAAATGAGTTCGGTGAGGTTGCGATAGCCCTTGGGGTTCATGGCCAGGAAGCAGATACGCGACAGCGGCGCTTCCGGATCGTCGCCGGCCAGCCACAGGTCGGCGCCGCAAATCGGCTTGATGCCGGCGCCCATGGCAGTCTTGTAGAACTTCACCAGCGAGCACATGTTGCTCTGGTCGGTGATTGCCACCGCCGGCATGTTCATCCCCGCCAGTGCCTTGGCCAGCGGCTTGATCCGCACCAGGCCGTCGACCAGCGAGAATTCGGAATGGACGCGCAGGTGAACGAAGGGAACCGGCATGGAAGATCCTGTAGCAGTGCTGAACGACAAGGGCGGGATTGTAGCGTAAATGAGGCGGGATTTTGGGTTGCTTTGCAGCTTATCGCGACACAAGGCGCTCACAAGCATCGCGCTGTTCTCCAGCGCTAGCGTTGTACTACGCGGCGGATGGCACCGGCTGTGCCGGTGATCGCGGATAAATCCGCTCCTACAGGTGCGGCGTCAACCGTAGGAGCGGATTTATCCGCGAAGCAGGCGGCGCGGTGTATGGCTCCGGCTATGCCGGCGAACGAAGCGGGCCCCGGAGTCAGATCAGGGAAGCCGTGACGCCTTCGCGCGCATCCCAGGCCGCCCGCACCGGGGCAAAGGAGCGCCGGTGAATGGGCGTAGGCCCCAGCCGCGCCAAGGCCTCGAGGTGCACCGGGGTCGGGTAGCCCTTGTGCCCACCAATGCCATAACCCGGGTAGATCAGCTCGAATGCGCTCATCTCCCGGTCACGGGTCACCTTGGCCAGGATCGACGCCGCCGCGATGGCCGGCACCTGGCTATCGCCCTTGACTACCGGCGACGCCGGTACGGCCAGTTTCGGGCAGCGGTTGCCGTCGATCAGGGCCAGCTTCGGTGTAATGTGCAGGCCTTCCACGGCGCGCTGCATGGCCAGCATGGTGGCGTGCAGGATGTTCAGACGGTCGATTTCCTCGACCTCGGCACGGGCGATGCAGAAGCTCAGGGCCTTCTCGCAGATCTCATCGAACAGCGCCTCGCGCCTGGCTTCGGTGAGTTTCTTCGAATCGTTCAGGCCGAGGATCGGGCGCGCCGGGTCGAGGATCACCGCCGCCGTCACCACCGCGCCGCACAGCGGGCCACGGCCCACCTCGTCGACACCAGCGACAAGGTCTTCGACCAGGTTGAAGTCCAGTCCAATCTGCATGTCAACGGTCCTTGAGCAGGGCCAGTACCGCCTCGGCCGCCTGGTTGGAGGCGTCGCGGCGCAAGGTGCGGTGAATTTCGTCAAAGCGCTCGGTCTGCTGGCTGCCATTGGCTACCAGTGGCGCCAGGGTATTGGCCAGCGCTTCGCTGGTGGCGTCGTCCTGCAACAGCTCGGGCACCAGCGCGCGCTGGGCGAGCAGGTTTGGCAGCGACACATAAGGGCTTTTTACCAGACGCTTGAGGATCCAGTAGGTCAACGGCGCCAGGCGGTAAGCCACCACCATCGGGCGCTTGTACAGCAACGCTTCGAGTGTAGCGGTACCCGAGGCGATCAGCACCGCGTCACAGGCAGCCAGGGCCTGGTGCGACTGGCCATCGAGCAGGGTCAGCGGCAGTTGGCGCCCTTCGAGCATCTGCTCGATCTGGGCGCGCCGTGCGGCATTGGCGCAGGGCAACACGAAACGCACGCCCGGAACCTGCTGGCACAGCCGTTCAGCCGCATCAAGGAACAATGCCCCCAGGCGCCCGACTTCGCCGCCGCGGCTGCCGGGCATCAGTGCCACCACCGGCCCTTCGCCCAGGCCCAGCTCGGCACGCGCCGCCGGGCGGTCCGCCTCGAGCGGGATGGTGTCAGCCAGTGGATGGCCAACGAAGCGCACCGGCACACCCTTTTCTTCATAGAAGCGTGCCTCGAACGGCAACAGCGTGAGCATCAGGTCGCAGCCTTCGCGAATCTTCAGCACACGCTTTTGCCGCCAGGCCCAGACCGAAGGGCTGACGTAATGCACGGTCTTGATACCCGCCTGACGCAGTTTCAGCTCGATATTGAGGGTGAAGTCCGGGGCATCGATGCCGATGAAGGCATCGGGCCTTTCGCCAATCAGGGTCTCGATCAGCAGCTTGCGGCGTTTGAGCAGCTCACGCAGGCGCCCCAGCACTTCGACCAGGCCCATGACGGCCAGGCGCTCCATGGGGAAATAGGATTGCAGCCCTTCGGCTTCCATCAGCGGGCCGCCAACGCCGATGAACCGCACGTCAGGGTGGCGTGCCTTGAGGGCACGCATCAGGCCTGAACCGAGGATGTCGCCGCTGGCCTCACCTGCGACCAAGGCTACGCAAAGCTGGGCCATGTCAGCGGGTGATGCCGCGGGCGGAGTTCACGATCGACTGACGGAACAGCTCGACCTCAGGATGCTGCGCAGCCAGTTCGTCCAGCTCCTTGAGCGCGTCTTCGACGGTCAGGCCCTGGCGATAGACGATCTTGTAGCAACGGCGCAGTACATGGATGACCTCGTCGCTGAAACCGCGCCGGCGCATACCTTCGAAGTTCATGCTGCGCGCTTCCGCCGGGCTGCCGAACACGGTGACGAACGCCGGTACGTCCTTGCCGATCGCCGTACCCATGCCGGAGAACGCATGGGCGCCGATATGGCAGTACTGATGAACCAGGGTATAACCGGACAGGATCGCCCAGTCGCCGACATGCACATGCCCGGCCAGCGCCGTGTTGTTGACGAGGATGCAATGGTTGCCGATGACGCTGTCGTGGCCGATGTGGGCATAGGCCATGATCAGGTTGTGGTCGCCCACGGTGGTTTCCGCGCGGTCCTGGATGGTGCCGCGGTGGATGGTCACCCCTTCGCGGATCACGTTGTGGTCACCAATCACCAGGCGCGTCGGTTCACCTTTGTACTTGAGGTCGGGCGTGTCTTCGCCGATCGAGGAAAACTGAAAGATACGGTTGTGCTTGCCGATACGGGTCGGACCTTTGAGCACAACATGCGGGCCGATAACGGTGCCCTCCCCGATTTCCACATCGGGGCCAACGATCGACCAAGGGCCGACCTCGACGCCATCGGCCAGCTTGGCCGAGGGATCGATAATGGCCCGAGGATCAATCGAATTCATAGGGAGCGTTCCGCGCAGGTGATCTCGGCCGAGCAAACCGGCTTGCCGTCGACCAGCGCACGGCACTCGAACTTCCAGATCATGCTCTTGCGGCTGAGGAACTTGGCTTCCAGCACAAGCTGGTCACCCGGCAGTACCGGCTGACGGAAACGCAGTTTGTCGGAACCGACGAAGTAGTAAAGAGTGCCGTCGGCAGGCTTGGCATCCAGCATCTTGAAGCCGAGGATGCCGGCAGCCTGGGCCATGGCTTCGATGATCAGGACGCCCGGCATGATCGGGTGCGCCGGGAAATGGCCGTTGAAGAACGGCTCGTTGATGCTGACATTCTTGTAGGCACGAATGCTCTGGGCCTCGTAGTCCAGATCCGTCACGCGATCCACCAGCAGGAACGGGTAACGGTGAGGCAGGTATTCGCGAATCTCGTTGATGTCCATCATTTCGGGGGGGAAGCCTGTAATAAGAATAGGGAGCGCAGGTGCTGACCACACGCTCCTTTTGCAATCCAAAGAGGAGCCAGCTAGCGACTGTTCACTCTTGCTCAGGGAATGGTATCAGCCTTCTGATGTCGGCTGGCCACCTGAGGTCACGGTATCGACGCGTTTTTCCACCTGCTGGAGACGCTTGGCCATGTCGTCCAGGTGGCGGATACGCGCGGCGCTCTTGCGCCATTCAGCCAGTGGCTGCATGGCAGTGCCGGAAGAATAGGCACCCGGTTCGGTTATTGAACGGGTCACCATGGTCATACCAGACACGAAAACGTTATCACAGACATCGATATGCCCCACCATGCCGACACCACCGGCAATGGTGCAATGCTTGCCGATGCGCGTACTGCCGGAAATGCCGACACAGGCGGCCATGGCCGTATGCTCACCGATCTGCACGTTGTGGGCGATCTGGATCTGGTTGTCGAGCTTGACCCCGTCAGCGATGCGCGTGTCCGACAACGCACCACGGTCGACCGCAGTGTTGACGCCGATTTCCACGTCGTCGCCGATGGTCACGCCGCCAATCTGGGCAATCTTGCGCCATACGCCCTTCTCGTTGGCGAAGCCGAAGCCTTCGCCGCCGATTACCGCACCCGACTGGATGACCACGCGCTTGCCGATGGTCACGTCATGGTACAAGGTGACCCGTGGCGCCAGCCATCCACCCTCGCCGATCACGCAACGGGCACCCACTACGCAGTGCGCCCCTACGCTGACATTGGCCGCGATGCGTGCGCCGCTTTCGATGACCGCGAACGGCCCGATGCTGGCGCTGGCATCCACCTGCGCGTCCTCAGCCACCACGGCGCTGGGATGAATACCCGCCACAGCCTTGGGTTTGGGATCGAACAGGTGGGAAATGCGCGCGTAGGCCAGGTACGGATCGGCGACGATCAGTGCATTGCCGGCAAAGCCTTCGGCGTCCGCCGCCTTGAGCAGCACCGCGGCCGCCTGGCTGTTATCCAGGTATTTGCGGTACTGCGGGTTGGCGAGGAAGCTCAACTGACCGGGGCCAGCCTCCTGCAAGGTGGCCAGCCCGGTAATCTGCAGCGCCTCGGGCCCCTTGAGGGTAGCGCCGAGGGCCTCGGCCAGCTGGCCTAGCGTCATGGTCACGGTCATATCAACGGGCTTGGTTCATGCGCTCGATGACCTGGCGGGTGATGTCGTACTGAGGCTTGACATCGATGACCGCGCCACGCTCCAGGACCAGGTCGTAACCACCTTTCTTGATTACTTCCTCGACAGCGCCATCCAGCTTCGGCTTCAGCTGCTTGAGCATGTCGCGGTCGGCAACGGCCTTGGCTTCGTTCAGCTCCTTGGACTGGAACTGGAAGTCACGAGCCTTCTGCTTGAATTCGAGCTCCAGGCGCTCACGCTCCTGCTGCTGCATCTTGTCGCCGCCTTTGATCAGACGGTCCTGGATACCTTTGGCGCTGCTTTCCAGGCTTTTCAGCTTGGTCAGTTGCGGACCGAATTTCTTCTCGGCATCCACCGCGTATTTCTTGGCGGCGTCCGATTCCAGCAGGGCCATCTGATAGTTCAGGACGGCAACCTTCATTTCGGCGAAAGCCGGGGTGGCGACCAGCGCCGCGGCCACTACGGCCAGTTGAGTCAACTTACGCACGATGCACTCCTGGATAAACCGTTGTCATTAAGCGAGGGCCGACCTCAGAAGGTCTGGCCCAGAGAGAATTGGAACACCTGCGTGTCGGCATCGTCCGGCTTCTTGACCGGCATCGCCAGGCTGAAGCTCAACGGGCCCAGTGCAGTAATCCAGGTCACGCCCAGGCCGACCGAGCTGGCCATGCCCGAGAACCCGACCTTCTCGCAATCAGGCTGGTTGCCGCAATTGGTGTCGAACACGTTACCCACGTCCCAGAACACGGAGGTGCGCAGCGAACGCTGGTCCTTGACGAACGGCAACGGGAACAGCAGCTCGACGCCGCCTTGCACCAGCACGTTACCACCGAACGGCAACGGATCCTGGTCCGGGTCGGCGATGGTGCCTGGCTTGCCACCGTTGGCCTCGCCGCGGCTTGGGGTACTGCGTGGGCCCAGGCTGCTGTCCTTGAAGCCACGGACGGAGTTGAAGCCACCCGCGAAGTAGTTCTCGTAGAACGGCAGGCCGGAAGTGCTGCCGTAACCATCACCATAGCCCAGCTCGGTGTGCAGGCGCAGGGTGTAGTCGTTGGTAATCGGCTTGAACAGCTGGCCGCGGTAGTCGAGCTTGAAGAACGACAGGTCGCTGCCCGGAATGGTGGATTCCAGGGTCAGGCTTTGCGAGTGACCACGGGTGGCCAGCACGCCTTTGTTCAGGGTCGACTCCGACCAGCCGATCGAGGCCTTGAAGTTGAGGAAGCTGTCGCCTTCCTGTTCGAGGAAGTCGAAGATCTCGTCAACGGTGTACTTGCCGGTCTTGATCTTGTCCTGCTGCACGCTCAGGCCATAGGTCAGGCGCGAGGTTTCGCTGATCGGGTAGCCCAGGCTGACGCCGGCACCGTAGCTGTCCACCGCATAGCTGGCCACGTCGACATCGAGGTCATCGTAGTCGGTGCTGCGGTAGAAGGCGTTGTAGCCCAGGCTCACGCCATCGGCGGTGAAGTAGGGATCGACGAAGCCGAAGTTGTAGCGGGTCTGGTATTCCGAACGGGTCAGGCCGATCGACACCTTGTTACCGGTACCGAGGAAGTTGCTCTGGCTGATCGAACCACCGAGGATCAGGCCGGCGCTCTGGGCGAAACCGACGCTGGCGGTGATCGAGCCGGAAGCCTGCTCCTCGACGCTGTAGTTGACGTCGACCTGGTCATCGGTGCCCGGCACCGGCGGGGTCTCGACGTTGACTTCCTTGAAGAAGCCCAGGCGCTCCAGACGGGTCTTGGACTGGTCGATCAGGTAGGTCGAGGCCCAGCCACCTTCCATCTGGCGCATCTCGCGGCGCAGCACTTCGTCTTCGGTCTTGGTGTTGCCGCGATAGTTGATGCGGTTGACGTAGGCACGCTTGCCCGGGTCGACCACGAACATGATGTCGACGGTGTGGTCTTCATCGTTCGGCTTCGGCACGCCGTTGACGTTGGCGAAGGTATAGCCTTCGTTGCCCAGACGACGGGTAATCAGATCGGAAGTGGTGGTCATCACCTTGCGCGAGAATACCTGGCCTGGCTGCACCAGCAGCAGCGACTTGACCTGGTCTTCCGGCACCTTCAGGTCACCCGACAGCTTGACGTCGCGGACGGTGTACTTCTCGCCTTCGTTGATGTTGACGGTGATGTAGACGTGCTTCTTGTCCGGCGTGATGGACACCTGGGTGGAGGCAATGTCCATGTTGATGTAGCCGCGGTCCAGGTAGTAGGAACGCAGGCGTTCCAGGTCACCGGACAGCTTTTCGCGGGCATACTTGTCGTCGTTCTTGAAGAACGACAACCAGTTGGTGGTCTTCAGCTCGAACAGCTGCGCCAGGGTCTCGTCGTCGAACACGTTGTTGCCAACGATGTTGATGTGCTGGATAGCGGCGACGGTGCCTTCGTTGATCTTGATCTTCAGCGCCACCCGGTTGCGCGGCTGCGGCACCACCTCGGCGTCGACTTCGGCCGAATAGCGGCCCTGGGCCACGTACTGACGCTGCAGCTCGTTACGCACGCCTTCGAGAGTGGCTCGCTGGAAGATCTCGCCTTCGGCCAGGCCCGATTGCTTCAGGCCCTTCATCAGGTCTTCGGTGCTGATCGCCTTGTTGCCTTCGATCTCGATGCTCGATACCGATGGGCGTTCAACCACGTTGATGATCAGGACATTGCCATCGCGGTTCAGCTGGATGTCCTGGAAGAAGCCGGTCTTGAACAGGGAACGGGTCGATTCCACCAGGCGGCGGTCATCGGCCTGGTCGCCGACGTTGAGCGGCAGCGCACCGAACACACTGCCGGCGGAAACCCGCTGCAGGCCGTTGACGCGGATATCGGAGATGGTGAAGGACTCGGCGTGAACTTCAGCGATCATCAGTGCGGACATGACCGCAGTTAGCAGCAGACGTTTCATGAAGTCCTTTTATTCCAACTGGCAATAAACAACCCGCCGCGACAAAACGGCAGGTTCGCAATTGAGCGAAGCTTTATAGTCGACCCAGATCGTTGATCAGGGCGAGCAACATCACCCCTATGACCAAACTGATACCGATCTGGACCCCCCAACCTTGCACCCGATCCGACAGCGGACGACCGCGCACCCACTCGACCAGGTAAAACAGCAAATGCCCCCCATCCAGAACCGGGATGGGCAGCAGGTTAAGAACCCCCAGGCTTATGCTCAGGTAGGCCAGGAAATTCAGGAAATCCCCGACGCCGGACTGGGCTGAAGCGCCCGCCACTTTAGCAATGGTTATCGGTCCGCTCAAGTTTTTTACCGAGAGCTCCCCGAACAGCATTTTCTTCAGCGATTCAAGGGTCAGGACACTCATGCTCCAGGTACGCGACAAGCCCTCAGCCACCGCGTCCAGCGGGCCGTAGCTGACTTCGCGGAGCATGCTGGCAGGCCATTCGCCACCTTTTACCCCGGCACCGAGATAGCCCCCGGCAGCCTTGCCCTCGCCCTTGCGCGCCAGGGTTACCGGCAACTCCAGGGCAGCGCCGTCACGCTCGACACGCACCAGCACCTTGGCTTGCGGGCGGGCGCGCACGGCGTCGACCACCTGCTGCCACTCGCTCACGGCAATACCGTCGAGGGCCAGCAGCCTGTCGCCGGTTTTCAGGCCGGCGGCAGCAGCCGGCCCTTTCGGATCGATTTCGGCCAGCACCGGCACGATCGCCGGACGCCAAGGCTGCAGGCCCAGGGACTGGATCGGGTCCGGCTCGTCGGCACCCTTGAGCCAGCTGTCCAGCTTCACCTGCAGCTGGCGCTCGGCAGTGGCGCCCTCGTCGCGCACGCCCACCTGCAAGGTACCGCTCTCGCCCAGGCGACGGACCAGCTGCAGGTTGACCGCCGCCCAGCCATTGGTCGGCTTGCCATCGATGGAGACGATTTCCTGACCTGCGGTCAGGCCTGCCGATGCTGCCAGGCTGCCCGCTTCGACGGCGCCGATCACCGGGCGGACCTGCTGGGTACCCAGCATCGCCAACACCCAGAAGAACAGGATTGCCAGCAGGAAGTTGGCAATCGGGCCGGCCGCGACGATGGCAATGCGCTGGCGCACGGACTTGCGGTTGAACGAGTGGTCGAGCAGCGCCGGCGGCACCTCGCCCTCGCGCTCGTCGAGCATCTTGACGTAGCCACCCAGCGGAATCGCCGCGACCACGAACTCGGTGCCATGGCGGTCATGCCAGCGCAGCAACGGCGTGCCGAAGCCCACCGAGAAACGCAGCACCTTGACCCCACAGCGACGCGCCACCCAGAAGTGGCCGAATTCATGGAAGGTGACCAGCACCCCCAAGGCCACGAGGGTGCCGATAATCATGTAGAGCGCTGTCATATCCATCTCCGAATGATGTTCAGCGGGCCGGCGTCATGCCCAGCCCCCTCATGAACCGTGGCGGGCCTGCATCAGCGACCGTGGCGCCTCAGCCATTCACGGGAAAGCTCCCGGGCACGCTGGTCGGCGGCGAACACCGCGTCCAGCGACGGCAGCGGCACGACGGACTCCTGAGCGAGCACCTGTTCGATCATACGCGCGATCTCCGGGAAGCGGATACGCCGTTGGAGAAATGCCTCGACCGCGACTTCGTTGGCGGCATTGAGCACGGCCGGCGCGCTGTTGCCAGCCTCGGCAGCCTGCCGCGCCAGGCGCAGGCAAGGGAAGCGCTGTTCGTCGGGTGCCTGGAAATCCAGACGGGCGATGGCGAACAGGTCCAGCGGGGCCACCCCGGAATCGATCCGTTCGGGCCAGGCCAGGGCGTTGGCGATCGGCGTGCGCATGTCCGGGTTACCCAACTGCGCCAGCACCGAACCATCAACGTAGTCCACCAGGGAGTGGATCACGCTTTGCGGATGCACCACCACCTCGACCTTGGCCGGTGCCGCATCGAACAACCAGCAAGCCTCGATCAGTTCCAGGCCCTTGTTCATCATGCTGGCGGAATCCACCGAAATCTTGCGCCCCATGGACCAGTTGGGGTGCGCGCAAGCCTGCTCCGGGGTGACGTCGAGCAATGCCTCGACGGGCGTCTCGCGGAACGGGCCACCGGAAGCGGTCAGCAGGATCCGGCGTACGCCTACGGCATGCAGGCCACGTGCATAGTCGCCGGGCATGCACTGGAAGATCGCATTGTGCTCGCTGTCGATCGGCAGCAACACAGCGCCGCTGCGCCGCACCGCGTCCATGAACAGCGCACCGGACATCACCAGCGCCTCCTTGTTGGCCAGCAGCACCTTCTTGCCCGCCTCGACCGCGGCGAGGGTGGGACGCAAGCCGGCAGCACCGACGATGGCTGCCATCACGGCGTCGACCTCCGGCGCGCAAGCCACCTGGCACAACCCGGCTTCGCCTTCCAGCACTTCGGTGGCGCAGCCCGCCGCAGCCAGGCCTTCGCGCAGACGGACGGCCGCCTCGGCCACCGGCACCACGGCAAACGCCGGGCGATGGCGCAAACACAGGGCGAGCAATTCGTCGATACGCGAATAGCCGCTCAGGGCGAACACCTGGTAGCGGTCGGGATGGCGTGCGATGACATCCAGCGTGCTCAGGCCGATGGAACCGGTGGCCCCGAGCACGGTAATGCGCTGCGGACGGCTCACATCACACCCCATTCCGCTGCCCACAACAGCACGGCGAAAATCGGGATGGCAGCCGTCAGGCTGTCGATGCGGTCCAGCACCCCGCCATGACCGGGCAGCAGGTTGCTGCTGTCCTTGATGCCGGAGCGGCGCTTGAACATGCTTTCGGTCAGGTCACCAACCACCGACGACATGACCACCAGCGCGGCACCCAACAGGCCCAGCAGGATCTGACCGAAGCTCCAGTCGCGGCTGATACCGACCACCGCCGTGATCACCAGGCTGACCGCCAGGCCGCCATACACGCCTTCCCAACTTTTGCCCGGGCTGACCTGCGGGGCCAGCTTGCGCTTGCCGAAGGCACGACCGGAGAAATACGCACCGATATCGGCGGCCCATACCAGCACCATGACCGACAGGATCAGCCAGTTACCCAGTGACCAGTGCTTGAGCAGCACCAGCCCCTGCCAGGCCGGCAGCAGCACCAGCAGGCCGATCAGCAGCCGGCAGGCGGCACTGGCCCACAGCTCGCTGCTGCGCGGATAGGTCAGCACCAGCCAGGTAGCCAGCCCCCACCAGATCACCGCAGCGCCGAGCACCCACGGCGCCAGCTCGGGAAGGATGTATAGCAGCATCAGCGCCCCGGCCACCACCACGGCATAGGCGATGCGCAGCGGCTGGGCCATCAGCCCGGCCAGGCGTGCCCACTCCCAGGCGCCGAGGGTTACCACAAAGCCGATGAACAGGGCGAAATCCCCGCCATTGAGCAGGAAGAAGCCACCCAGCGCGATCGGCAGCAGGATCAGCGCGGTAATGATGCGTTGTTTAAGCATTAAGCACGAGCTCCAGCCTCGACCTGCTCGCTGGTCTTCCCGAAGCGGCGCTGGCGCGAAGCGAAATCGGCCAGGGCATTGCGCATGGCCTCGTGTTTGAAGTCCGGCCAGTACAGGTCGGAGAAATACAACTCGGCGTAGGCCAGCTGCCACAGCAGGAAGTTGCTGATGCGGTGCTCACCACCGGTGCGGATGCACAAGTCCGGCAGCGGCAGCTCGCCGGTTGCCAGGCAGGCTTGCAGCAGGCCTGGGGTGATGTCCTCCGGGCGCAGGTGCCCGGCTTGCACTTCCCGCGCCAGCCGTTGGGCGGCCTGGGCGATGTCCCACTGGCCACCATAATTGGCCGCGATCTGCAGGATGAAACGGTTGTTGCCGGCGGTCAGTGCCTCGGCCTCGCGCATGGCAGCCTGCAGCTCCGGATGGAAACGTGAACGGTCACCAATGATACGCAGGCTGATGTTGTTCTCGTTCAGCCGCCTGGCCTCGCGACGCAGGGCCGAGAAGAACAGCTCCATCAGCGCACCGACCTCTTCGGCGGGGCGCTGCCAGTTCTCGCTGGAGAACGCGAACAGGGTCAGCACCTCGACCCCGGATTCGGCACACACTTCGATGACCGCGCGAACGGCGTCGACACCCGCCTTGTGCCCGGCAACGCCGGGCAGCAGGCGCTTTTTCGCCCAGCGGTTGTTGCCATCCATGATGATCGCGACATGACGCGGCACCGAGGACGGCACCGCTGGCTTGGTCTTTTCCATTAAAAAACCCCGGCCTTAGACGGCCATCAGGTCCTTTTCCTTGGCTTTGAAGGCGGCATCGACTTCGGCAACGAACTTGTCGGTCAGCTTCTGGATCTCGTCAGCAGCGCGACGCTCTTCGTCTTCGCTGATTTCCTTGTCCTTGGTCAGCTTTTTCAGCTCGGCCAGGGCATCGCGGCGCACGTTGCGCACAGCGACCTTGGCATCCTCGGCAACGCCGCTGGCCTGCTTGGTGTAGCCCTTGCGGGTCTCCTCGGTCAGGGCCGGCATCGGTACACGGATGGTGGTGCCGGCGCTGGACGGGTTCAGGCCCAGGTCGGAGGTGAGGATGGCCTTCTCGATGGCAGCGCTGAGGTTCTTGTCGTGGGCGACGATCTTCAGGGTGCGGGCATCTTCGACGGTGATCGCAGCC
Proteins encoded:
- the rseP gene encoding RIP metalloprotease RseP, giving the protein MTALYMIIGTLVALGVLVTFHEFGHFWVARRCGVKVLRFSVGFGTPLLRWHDRHGTEFVVAAIPLGGYVKMLDEREGEVPPALLDHSFNRKSVRQRIAIVAAGPIANFLLAILFFWVLAMLGTQQVRPVIGAVEAGSLAASAGLTAGQEIVSIDGKPTNGWAAVNLQLVRRLGESGTLQVGVRDEGATAERQLQVKLDSWLKGADEPDPIQSLGLQPWRPAIVPVLAEIDPKGPAAAAGLKTGDRLLALDGIAVSEWQQVVDAVRARPQAKVLVRVERDGAALELPVTLARKGEGKAAGGYLGAGVKGGEWPASMLREVSYGPLDAVAEGLSRTWSMSVLTLESLKKMLFGELSVKNLSGPITIAKVAGASAQSGVGDFLNFLAYLSISLGVLNLLPIPVLDGGHLLFYLVEWVRGRPLSDRVQGWGVQIGISLVIGVMLLALINDLGRL
- the ispC gene encoding 1-deoxy-D-xylulose-5-phosphate reductoisomerase, whose translation is MSRPQRITVLGATGSIGLSTLDVIARHPDRYQVFALSGYSRIDELLALCLRHRPAFAVVPVAEAAVRLREGLAAAGCATEVLEGEAGLCQVACAPEVDAVMAAIVGAAGLRPTLAAVEAGKKVLLANKEALVMSGALFMDAVRRSGAVLLPIDSEHNAIFQCMPGDYARGLHAVGVRRILLTASGGPFRETPVEALLDVTPEQACAHPNWSMGRKISVDSASMMNKGLELIEACWLFDAAPAKVEVVVHPQSVIHSLVDYVDGSVLAQLGNPDMRTPIANALAWPERIDSGVAPLDLFAIARLDFQAPDEQRFPCLRLARQAAEAGNSAPAVLNAANEVAVEAFLQRRIRFPEIARMIEQVLAQESVVPLPSLDAVFAADQRARELSREWLRRHGR
- a CDS encoding phosphatidate cytidylyltransferase, which encodes MLKQRIITALILLPIALGGFFLLNGGDFALFIGFVVTLGAWEWARLAGLMAQPLRIAYAVVVAGALMLLYILPELAPWVLGAAVIWWGLATWLVLTYPRSSELWASAACRLLIGLLVLLPAWQGLVLLKHWSLGNWLILSVMVLVWAADIGAYFSGRAFGKRKLAPQVSPGKSWEGVYGGLAVSLVITAVVGISRDWSFGQILLGLLGAALVVMSSVVGDLTESMFKRRSGIKDSSNLLPGHGGVLDRIDSLTAAIPIFAVLLWAAEWGVM
- the uppS gene encoding polyprenyl diphosphate synthase, whose translation is MEKTKPAVPSSVPRHVAIIMDGNNRWAKKRLLPGVAGHKAGVDAVRAVIEVCAESGVEVLTLFAFSSENWQRPAEEVGALMELFFSALRREARRLNENNISLRIIGDRSRFHPELQAAMREAEALTAGNNRFILQIAANYGGQWDIAQAAQRLAREVQAGHLRPEDITPGLLQACLATGELPLPDLCIRTGGEHRISNFLLWQLAYAELYFSDLYWPDFKHEAMRNALADFASRQRRFGKTSEQVEAGARA
- the frr gene encoding ribosome recycling factor, which produces MINDIKKDAQERMTKSLEALGRNLAAIRTGRAHPSILDSVKVPAWGSEMPLNQVAAITVEDARTLKIVAHDKNLSAAIEKAILTSDLGLNPSSAGTTIRVPMPALTEETRKGYTKQASGVAEDAKVAVRNVRRDALAELKKLTKDKEISEDEERRAADEIQKLTDKFVAEVDAAFKAKEKDLMAV